CGAGCGTTAATCGTTAACGTTAGTTTAAATTATGAAAAAGTGGCAAAGCGGATTTAGCTTACTCGAAATTTTAGCGGTATTGGTAATTATCGGCTTTGCCATGAACCTTGTTGTTCTTACGCTTAATGATCAGCAAGAAGAACAACTTGAAACCGAAGCACTTAAGCTTCATACCATGATTAATCTTGCCTCTGAATTTGCCGTTATGAACCAGCTTGAGCTGGGCTTTCATATTGATAAAAATACTAATACGTTTGAGCTGCTGGCGTTTGATAGCGAAAAGTGGGTTGCAATTACAGAGCCTGAAGTATTTAAACCACATCAGTTCAGTGAATTTATTAGTGTTGAAATGGCACTTGAAGATTTGCCGTGGGGTGAGGAAAACTTGTTGCAACAAGTTGACTGGCGTCAGCTTCTTAACAGTGAAGATGAAGAAAGCTTATTGGAACTTGAGAAAATGAAAATTCCACAGGTTTTATTGCTGTCTTCCGGTGAAGTGAGCCCTTTTCAGCTAGTACTAACGCTAACTGATAACGAAAAAGCGCGTCCTTATTACATTAAAGGTGAGTTAATGGCACCGGTTGAATTGTCGCAGGAATTGGACGACGATGCTTAGAGTGCGCGGTTTTACGTTATTAGAAGTGATGATTGCAATGGCCATTTGTGCACTTGCAGGCATTGCCGCAATGAAAGCGGTTGGTGATCACATTAATCACCTATCAAATATTGAAGAGCAACAGCTTGCAAGCTGGGTTGCTGAAAATCAATTAGCAGAATTAACGCTTACTACCAGCTGGCCGCCAGCGGATAATAAAACCGGTGATGAAGAGCAAGCGGGAATTAAGTTTTATTGGCGTCACAAAATTACCAAAACCGAAAGCCCCAACCTCCTTGAAGCAAGAGTGTTAGTGTACTCAGATGAAGCACGTAAACACGATGTTTATGAGCTTATTACTTACATTGCCAAAAGTGAGGGTAAGTAAGTGGTCACTCAGCGCAATAGCTATTTAGGATTTACGCTAATTGAGGTGCTGGTGGCACTAGCAGTATTAGCAATGGTAACGCTGGCAAGCCATCAAATTTTATCGACTGCGATTAATGCCAATCAAAACTCAAAAGAAAAAGTAGCGGAAATAGGCGCTATGAATACGGTTTTCCGTATGATGCAGCAAGATTTTACCCAATTAGCACTACGTAACACACGCAATGAATCGGGTGATAGTTTAGAGCTGTTTTTAATGGCTGATCGTTTTTTATTTGATAGTCAATATCACGGTGTTGCAGGCGTGCGAGATGGTTGGAGTAACCCAGTTAATTTATTGCCGCGCAGTGAATTACAGTTATTCAGTTATGTTGTAGAAGAAGATAACTTAGTGCGCAAATATCGCATTTATGTCGATTCGCTCGATGGCACTGAACCGAAAAGCCAAGTATTACTGGAAGACATTAAAGACTTCACCATTAGTTTTCGTGGCGACAACGATAAATGGGAAGAAAATTGGACAAATCCTAGCTTGCCTAAAGCTATCAAAGTAGAAATCGCGTTAGCCGATGAAATTATCGTAAGTCGCATTTTACTGCTGCCAGAGAATGAGGCAACCTGATGAGGCTAAAGCAAACGGGTGCAGCGTTAATTATTGTTTTATTTGTGGTGGCGTTGGCAGCATCTTTGGCAGTTAAAATGAATGCGCGCTTGATGGTAGAAGTACAGCGTTCAAGTAATCTCGTATTACAGCAGCAGGCACGTTGGTATGCCATGGCGGGGGAAGCTCTGGCTAAGCAATTGCTGATTGAAGTAAAAAAACAAGATAAAGATCGTATCGACTTATCACAAAAGTGGGCTGTTGAAACGCCACCTTACCCTGTTGAAGACGGTACAGTTGCAGGTAAAATCATTGATTTACAGGCGTGTTTAAACCTTAATGCGCTGCGGTTTGTTGACCCAAACAATGCTAGCACTCGAAACTTTAATGAAGCACATAAAACATTAGAGGCGTTACTCGATCTGATTCCTGATTTACCGATGGAAGAATCGAAAGAAGCACTTGCAGATAGTGTATTTGATTGGCTGGATGAAGATAGCATGCCAAAAAGGCAGGGTGTCGAAGAGGGTGAGTACATGTCTTACAGTATTCCCTATATGACAGCCAATAACTTATTTGCTAGCGTATCTGAGCTGAGATTAATTCGTGGCTTTAACCCGATCATCGTGGAAAAATTAAAGCCTTATGTTTGCGTTATTCCCCAATACGATGAATTTAAAGTGAATGTGAACACTCTGCAACCTGAACAGAGTTTGTTATTGGCTGCAATGCTGGATATTTCAGAGAGTCAAGCAGAGACAATAATAAGTCAGCGTCCAAATGAGGGCTGGGATGACCTTAATAAATTCATTAATGATGCCAAACAAAATGGCGCTAAATCGTTAGACGATAAAGATAAACGCTTTGTAATAAACAGTAATTATTTTGAAGCGCAAATAAAGGCAAGCTTCTTTGAAACGAATTTTGCGATGAAATCCATAATACATATAACAGATAATCAAAAAGTTAGTGTACTGGCGCGTAGATTTGGAGGCGTACAGTGAAAGAAACCTTAATTATTCGCTTAGGGCAATCGGTTAATGATCCGATCCATTGGCTTATTAGCAATGCGAATGAAACCATAGCAAGTGGCCGAATTGATAATAGTTTGGTACTTGAAGAATTAGCTGAAAAAGCGCAATCACGGGAAGTTATCGCGCTATTTCCTGCCAGCAAAGTGCAGCTTAAAACAGTAGTTTTACCGACTAAATATAACCGTAAGTTAGAGTCAGCATTGCCATTTATGCTAGAAGAAGAACTGGCGTGTGAACTTGATGATGTCTTGATTAGCATCGGTGAACCTTGCATGTTAGGCGAAAAGCATGCATTGCAAGTGGCTGTATGTCAGCGAGCGTGGTTTGAAAACTGGTTGGATATTTTAAAAACAGCAGAGCTATCGCCAACGCGTGCACTGCCTGATGCGCTGTTACTACCACAATTTGATGACGCCGATGTAACTGTTACGGCGCTTGAAAACAACTGGTTGTTTAGACTTGATGCTTGGCGCATTGCCGAGGTGGAAACAAGTTGGGTAAACGAATTTACTGCGACCCTAGATGCACAATCGCTCGCACATCTTAGCGATTTAGAGTTTGAATATGACAACGCGGTAAAAAAATTAGAACACTATGACTTACCGCTAGCGATTTTTACCAAACAGCTTGCGACGCAGCCATTTAATATGTTGCAAGGTGCATTTCAGGTTAAAAAACAAAGTAAAGGTGTGTGGCCTGTATGGCAAGTGCCTGCTATTGCCGCAGGTGTAGCTTTAATGTTTGGCCTTGTTTTGAAAGCGGTAACTGCGTACCAATTGGAGCAGAAAGTTGCTGTTGCAAAAGCTGAGACAATTGAAGCGTATCAACAAGCATTTCCCGGTTCAAAAGTGCGACCAAACCTAATTCGCCGTCAAATTCAGTCTAAATTGTCACAAGTATCGTCTGGTGGCGAAACCGGCTTTTTGTTCTTACTACACCACCTAACGCCTGTATTTAAAGATGTTGAAGGTTTTACACCTGAAACATTACGTTTTGACAGTAAGCGCGGTGAGCTACGCTTACGCGCCAGTGCAAGAGATTTCCAGAGCTTTAATGTTGTAAAACAACGATTGGAACGTTCAGCGTTGCAAGTCGAGCAAGGATCACTTAGCAACTCGGGTAATCTGGTGGTAGGCGAAATAAAAATTAAGGCGGGTTCATGAACCAGTTAGAAACATATTGGCAGAATCTTAAACCAAATGAACAACTACTGCTGAAATGCGCAGCGGTAATTTTTACCTTGTTTATTATTGTGATGTTAATTATTCGTCCATTAAACAATAAAATTGAAAAAGCGGAAAAAACCTTGCAGCAACAGCAAGAATTAGCGCAATTTGTAAAACAAAGTGCAGCAAAAATTAATGGCGGCAGACAAGGTAAACGCGCGGTGAGTGGCAGCTTAAGTCAGATTATTAATGTTTCGAGCCGTCGCGCGCAAATCAGCATTAGCAAAATGCAGCCAAAAGATGAGACACTGCGTCTTACCATCGAATCAGTTGAATTTAATAAACTACTTATTTGGCTTGAATCACTGGTCGAAGATAGTGGTTTAACGATCTCTGCGATTGATATTAATCGAGGTGCCGAGCCAGGCATGGTAAGCATAAGTCGCTTGGTGGTTGAGAAGTAATATGAAAAAAACGATATCTCTTATCTTGTTATTTATTATCGCATTTATTGCGTTTGTTATATATCTTGCGCCAGCCTCGGTTGTGCTTGGCTTTGCACAAAGCTACTTACCAAAAAATATTAAAGTTGTAGGTGTGTCAGGCACGATTTGGCAAGGTCGCATCGCTCAGGCTCAAATTAATCAACAACTTATTGATAAGCTAGAGTGGCAGTTAAAACCAGCTAGTCTGTTAACTGGCAAGGTGAGTGCTGATATTAAGTTTGGTAGCTTACGGGGTTTTGATACGCCTTACGGTAAAGCGTCAGTTACTTTGCCATTTTCAGCGGAAACGGTGCAGTTAAGCCGTGCTAATATCCGTGTTTCGACATCAAGTATTATGGATAATGTGAAATTGCCAATGGCGCTGCCAAGTAAAGGTAATTTAAAAGTAAAAGTGAGCAATGCTGAATTGCCATTAGTAGCAAAAGATAAGTTGTGTCATGTTTTAGCTGGTAATGCTGAAACGCACAATTTATCGGTGCAAGGTCTACAAGGTTGGATTGAGTTTGACACTATCAAGGGTAAGCTTGGGTGTGATAATGGGTCGCTAACTTTAAATATTAATGAAGAGAACCAACTTGGGCTGCAGCTAGAAGCGCAATATGGCATGCGCTTGATGAGTGTTAGTGGCTTTGTTAAACCAGATGCAAGTTTGCCAAAACAAGTTCATGATGCCGTTAAGTTTTTGGGTAAGCCAGATAATAGCGGGCGCTACCCGTTTAAGTTCTAAGTACAAAACATGATTGAATTTACACAAATAGATAAGCACGCGTTGGCGAGCTGGTTAGCAAGCAGTGAAATGGCACCTTATGCGATGCCATTATCCCAGCTTGAAGGGTATTTATTTGCGCTTATAGCGGCGCCAGCTCCGATCATTGAAGATATTTGGGTAAGTGAAGCGCTTGGTAGTAAAAGCGAGCAATTAGCCGACGATAAACTGTTTGCGTTAATGGCCTTTCACAATGATGTTAGCGATCATGTTTTTGAAAAAGGCTATGCGCTTTCTTCTCGCATTAGCATGATGCAACCGAGCGCTGCTAATTTATCAAAAGACAGTGAGCTTCATTTATGGGCGCTAGGTTTTACTCAAGGCATTAAGCATTACATAGAGCCAATTGTATCGGCGAATAATCTCAATGGGGAACTAAGCGAAGCACTGGCTATGACGTTAGGTTATTTATGCTTTTTTGCAGATCTAAATAACGACGCTTCATTGTGTGATGATGTTATCAGCTTGCTTGAAGCATTTGCTGAGGGGTATGCAGAGCTTATCGAAGCATGTGTACTGGATGCAGGGCTCATTGAAGAGGATGATTTAGATGATCTCGAATGAGATCATCTAGGGTCTGTTGACCTTTGCTGTTCTATTTTTGTTCTTTTTGAGCGTGCTTTTATCGCGGCGCTCGATGTGTGGCCTAGTAATCTAAGCAAATATCGAGCAACAATGAGAAAAGTGCGCTCAAAAGAACCATTCGGCAGCGCTTGATTGGCTTTTCTACTGTGTTATCGGCTGACTCACATAGAATAACTATGCCACGCAGCCTCTGCCTTGTATAAAACCCAATCAAACTGCTGCAAAAACGAACTTGAAAGGTCAACAGACCCTAGATACTCACAACTAAAGTTTGCTTTTCTTAGCTTGAGTTAACTAATCTATCTCAAGAGTGAGCCGAGTGCAGCCAGATCCACAACTTACAATAAACTCACCGTCTTTGTCGTTAAGTGCTACGCTAAGGGGCTTGTTACACGTATTGCAATTAACTGTACCGCCTTTTAAGAGCTTTTTTAAAACGGCTTTTTGATCATTAAAGTTTTTTGCAAACTTTTTATTAAGCTGTGAAAAATCCATAATTAACGTTTAGATTCTTCCGCAATAATTTTACAAATTTGTCTTAAGTCATCCCCGTAAAAATAAGAATTAAGCTCTTTTTGTACACAGTAACGGGTGTTAAACGATGACATTTTTTGGTTAGTGGCAAGTTGCTTAGTTAAATAGTCCTCAGCAGTTTGCGATAAACGAAGTTTTTCCTTGGCACGCTCTAATGAACGAGCAGCTTCTTGATCTGTTTTTACTTTGCTCGAATCGCTCAGTACGCCCATAACTTTGTCATAAAGCTCTTGTCGCGGCTTAGCAATGCTTGGGTGATCAACACTGGCTAAGATAAGAATGACCAATACAAATAAGAAGTAATTTTTCATAAACTTTTCTTTTTTTTGATTTAGCACTAATTTGCTGTGCATTTAGTTTAATAAAATGCATCGCACTAGCAAAGACAATTGTTATAATTAAGCAACTTATCTACAAGTTTGCAAACCTAGGGGCGCCATGGACAAGCAAATTAAAGTAAAAAATATCCCAACCGAAGTAAAGGTACATAAGCCTGACGCGGAAAAATTTGACCGTTTTAACCCGCGCAACCGCATTTATGTTCGTGCTGTAAAAGGCTTACACCAAAAGTTACGTAAGTACCTTGGTTTTATTGCCATGCTTAGTTTTATGTTACTGCCATGGGTGAGCTTCAACGGTCATCAGGCGGTTCTTTTCGATATTTTCAATCAAAAATTCAATATCTTTGGCATGACATTATGGCCGCAAGATTTAACCATTCTTGCCTGGATTTTTATGATTGGTGCGTTTGCTCTGTTTTTAGTAACGACTTTTTATGGTCGAGTTTGGTGTGGCTATATGTGCCCGCAAACTGTGTGGACGTTTATCTTTATTTGGTTTGAAGAAAAAATCGAAGGCAGCGCGAATCAGCGTAAAAAACTCGATCAGCGTAAAATGGACTTTGATAAGTTTTGGCGAAAATCAGCGAAACATTTAAGTTGGGTTGGTTTCTCACTTTTTACCTCGTTAACCTTTGTTGGTTATTTCACGCCTATTCGTGAACTCATGGTGGATTTTTTCACCTTTGAAGCAACGGCATATGCCGTTGGTGGCGTATTGTTTTTTACGTTTTGTACCTATGGCAATGCAGGCTGGATGCGCGAAATCATGTGTTTACATATGTGTCCTTATTCGCGTTTTCAATCAGCGATGTTCGACCAAGATACCTTCACTGTTAGCTATGACGAAAAGCGCGGTGAAAACCGTGGTCCGCGCGGCAGAAAACAAGATCCAAAAGAGCTTGGTTTAGGCGATTGTATTGATTGTAAAATGTGTGTGCATGTCTGCCCGACAGGCATTGATATCCGTAATGGATTACAGTACGAATGCATTAACTGTGGTGCATGTATCGATGCGTGTGACGAAGTGATGGATAAAATGAATTATGACAAAGGGCTTATTTCATACACCACAGAGCGTAACTTAACATCTGATAAAAAAACTCACGCGTTTCGTCCGAAAATTATTGGCTACTTGGTCGTAATGCTTGTTATTTGCGGTATTTTTGTTGCGGATGTGATGACTCGTATTCCTATGGACCTTGATATTATTCGCGACCGAAATCAGCTTTACCGCGTAACTAATGAAGGTTTAGTTGAAAACACATACACCTTAAAAATTCTCAATAAATCACAGCAAGATCACGAATACACCATCGCAGTTGAGGGGCTAAATAATTTTAATATTATTGGTAAAACACAAGTGCATATTCGTTCCGGTGAGTCGTATAGCCTGCCGTTGTCAATTGCAATTGATCCGTATGATTTGAAATCGCCAATTACCGAATTTCATTTTGTATTGCAGCGTACAGATCAAACGCAGACGCAACTTGCACAGCCAAGTAAGTTCTTTAAAGGACGTTAAATGTCGACTTTTGATTTTAGTGATTTAACGCCTGAACGTATTTTAGACGCGGTTGAAAGCATTGGCGTTTACCCTATATCGGGGCTTTTACCGCTCAACAGCTATGAAAACCGCGTTTATCAGTTTGTGGCTGAAGATAACAAACGTTATGTAGTGAAGTTTTATCGCCCAGAGCGTTGGAGTTCTTTGCAAATACAAGAAGAGCATGATTTTAGTTATGAACTGGTTGACGGTGAAGTGCCAGTTGTCGCGCCAATAAAACGCGACAATACCAGTTTATTTGAATACCAAGGCTACCGTTTTGCGCTGTTTCCGAGTGTAGGTGGTAGAACGTTTGAAGCAGATAATTACGATCACCTGGAAGTTTTAGGTCGTTTTATCGGTCGTTTACATAATGTGGCTAAAACTAAACAGTTTGCAGTTAGGCCAACAATAAGTTGCCAAGAGTTTTTGCACGACGCTAAACGTTCTCTAATAGATAGTAATTTAATATCGCCAAGCTTAGAAACACCGTTTATGACTGTTTTGCAACAGGTTATCACGTTAACTGAAGAGAAATATTCGCCAATTAACGAGATCCGCTTGCATGGTGATTGCCATATTGGCAATATTCTGTGGACAGGCAATGAACTGACTTTCGTTGATTTAGATGACGCACGTCAGGGGCCGGCAGTTCAAGACTTATGGATGATGTTAAGCGGTGATGAAAGTGAACAACGCATGCAAATGGATACGTTGTTGTGTGCATATGACGAATTCTCATCACTGGATTTGCAAGAACTGAAGCTGATCGAACCTTTGCGCGCCTTACGTATGATTAATTATATGGGCTGGCTTGCAAAACGTTGGAGTGATTTAGCATTTCAACGGAACTTTTCGTGGTTTGCATCAGACAAATACTGGGAACAACAAATATTAAGTTTAAAGGAGCAATTGGCTGCGTTGCACGAAGCACCGTTAAAGCTTTTGCCATAAGAGAACCCTATGACTAAGAAGTTATTTTTAATTGTTGCATTAATTTTTCCGTTAGCACTATTTGCTAAGGAGTTTACGTTTGAAGAGGGGAAACACTTTTCACGTATTAAAACTGAAAAATCTGAAAAACCACAAGTAACCGAGTTTTTCTCATACTACTGCCCGCATTGCTACAATTTTGAAATGATCGCCCAGCGATTAAATAAAGAACTACCAGCAGATACTTTTGTTAAAAGTCATGTAAACTTTTTAAACGGCATTGACCCAAAAACTCAATCGTTGCTTTCTGTTGGTTACTTAGTTGCAAAACAAGCTGGTAAAGCGAGTGAAGCGAGCGATGCTATCTTCTCATTTATTCATCGCAATCGCGGTAGCTTCGCAACAATCGGTGATGTGCGTCGCTTATTTGTATTAAACGATATTGTGACAGAAGAAAAATTTGACCAGCTAGCTGGCAGCATGGCAATTGCTGCGCAAGAACAGTACATGGTTGAACAGCAAAAGCGTTTTTCAGACCTACGTGCGTTGACTGGCGTACCAACATTTATTGTTAACGATATTTACCGTATCGAATTAACCAGTATTAAATCATACGATGAGCTAAAAGCGCTCGTTGACTATCTATTAGAAAAATAACGGAGTAATAATGAAAGCATTTTTTAAAGCTGCTCTTTTAGCTTTAGCACTGCCTGTTGTGGCAATTGCCAACCAGTTTGAAGAAGGCGTGCACTACGAAGTGATCTCAGATCGCGCAACTAAAAAGCCAGAAGTCACCGAGTTTTTCTCATTCTACTGCCCTGCATGTAACAACATGGAAAACGTGATTTACGACATTAAACCTTTACTAAAAGACGGCGTGGCATTTAAAAAAGCGCACGTTAACTTTATGGGCGGTCGTTCAAAAGAAAATCAAGAAATGTTGTCACAAGCGTTAGCAACAGCTGAAGCGCTGCCACAAAAAGACCAAGTGATAGCAGGTATTTTTAACCATATTCACGGTGAGCGTAAAAGCTTTAATGAAGTTGCAGACGTAAAAGATGTATTTGTAGCTAAAGGTGTTGAGGCTGCAATATTCGATAAATATTACAAGAGCTTCGGCGTACGCACTAAAGCGAAGAAAATGAGCAAAGAACAAGAGTTCTTTAAGAGCAAAGGTGCATTGGGTTCAGTACCAACCTTTATTGTTAATGGTAAGTACAAAGTTAACTTTGGCCGTAAGTCAGGCATTTCAAGTGCTGAAGATATGGCGAATCTTATCAATTACCTTGCTCAAAAATAATTTAAGCAATTAGTAAAAAAGCGCTGTTTAGGCGCTTTTTTTGTGTTTAAATTTTGCATTATCTCAGGGATGGTTGCATAAACCATAATTTTCACTCAGTAATTTAAGCTTAAATAAGAGTACGAGTAAGCACTGTTTTAAGTTGCGGTTGAGATTAATTCGCTCAATTTGCTGACGTCGCGCAACTGGTAAATTAATTTATTTATGCTTGACTTAAATTACACATTTAAATGGTTTTTATCATGGAATTAAAAGAACAAACCGTATACATATTTGATAGTAGTGAAGAACAACGGGCTACTACACAAAAGTGTATAGAATATCTATGGGCTGGCAGAATTTTCACTACGGGCAATCTCGCTAGTTTACAAAGTGAAGTTGTACAGGGCACCAGTGACGACACATTAGTTATCGCAGTAAGCGCGTTTACTGATGTTGATATGTCGAGCTGGTTGCTTGGCACAGGTTTTAAAGGTCGTTTAGTCCTACTGCTAAATGATGAAGATGCGGTGCCATTATTCTTACCTTGTGAACTCGTCGCACAAATTAATAAACCGGTAAAATTAAGTGATTTTAACCAAGTATTTAGTCAGCGTTCGGTGACTGAGAAAATTATCGATAAAGACAAATTAGCTTCACTTCTCTCACGACGAGATTGTATTAATCTCGATTTTCAGCCGGAATTTCGCAGCCAAAATGAAAAACTATCAGGGTTTGAATGTCTTGTGCGTTTTCAAGAAAATGGTATTCAGTTGAGTACGCGCGAAGTAATGAACGCTATCGAAAATCATCAGATGATCGCGACCTTTAGCGAAGTATTCTTTAAGCGCATTGCCGAAGTATTGCCTGCATTTAGCAGCGTACGCCTTTCGATTAACTTATCGCTTATCGATCTTGAACAGTATGACTTACTTAAAGTGATGAGCCAGCATCTAGATATCGCGGGAATTAATCCTGAACAAATCGTTTTTGAGTTCCCGTTGGACGCATTCTATAGCTCAAATGCTAAGGTCATTGAATTATTAACTGGGCTTAAAGAACTGGGTTTTAGTTTAGCGATTGATGGCGATGATGATGTGCTTAGTAATATTGAAAAGTTACCATTAGTGATTGATGAAGTAAAAGTACCGGTTGCGCAACTTCAGCATTTAGATAAACAGCAAATGGATAAGGTATCGCAAGCCTATCACTACCATTCAATTAATTACATATTTGCGCGCATTGAAAATTACCAGCAGCAGAAGCTCGTGCAAAACAATTTCTCATGTAGTTTTATGCAAGGATATTATTTAGCGCCACCGATCCCTGTAAACCAAGTTTTTGAGATGTTAAAAAATAATCGTATTTAATTTGCTCATTTTTAATTTTATTTTTTATGCATAACACTTATCACGATTGACTAATATTTTTCTAAATTCGTCAAAAGTGAAAATATATTTCAATAAACTTTGTTTTTTTGTATTTAAATTCCTTTTAAATCGCTTTTTATACCGATTATTTGGATTTTTTATGCTTGTTTTGTTCTTTTGCTAATGGTTAAATTGCCTTAGTTAATGATGGAAACTAAATAAAAATGTCAAAAAACACGATTAGCCTACTTCTAAACAACCTCTTACTGCGTAATTGCAGAAGCGGGGCTTAGTGTATTTGACTGAAAAGTTTGCAAAAACCCCGCTAAATGCGGGGTTTTTTTATATTAGGGCAAAGGTGCAGGTATGAGCGATAAAATTTGGATATTTGATACGACGTTACGCGATGGTGAGCAAGCATTAAAAGCAAGCCTTACAGAGGACGATAAGCTTCAGCTGGCTCATGCAATCAGCCGACTAAACGTTGATGTTATGGAAGTTGGGTTTCCGGTTTCTAGTCCAGCTGATTTTAGAGCAGTAGAACGCATCGCCCGTGAAGTTAAAGGACCATCAATTTGTGGTTTAGCGCGTGCCGTTGAAAAAGACATTGAAGCATGTGGTTTAGCATTAAAACCAGCTGAAAAAAGTCGTATTCATACCTTTATCGCAACCAGTCCATTACATCTTGAACATAAATTACGCATGAGCCTTGATGACGCAACAGCAATGGCGGTGCGTTCGATTAAGCAAGCGCGAAACTACACTGATGACGTAGAGTTTTCTTGTGAAGATGCAGGGCGTACGCCGCATAGCGATTTATGCCGCATTGTTGAAGCTGCGATTAATGCAGGAGCGTCAACTATTAACTTGCCTGATACCGTAGGTTATGTAACGCCAGATGAATATGCCGCAATGATCACACATTTAATGAATAACGTGCCTAATATCGATAAAGCACGTTTAAGTGTGCATTGTCACAATGACTTAGG
This region of Pseudoalteromonas spongiae UST010723-006 genomic DNA includes:
- a CDS encoding thiol:disulfide interchange protein DsbA/DsbL gives rise to the protein MTKKLFLIVALIFPLALFAKEFTFEEGKHFSRIKTEKSEKPQVTEFFSYYCPHCYNFEMIAQRLNKELPADTFVKSHVNFLNGIDPKTQSLLSVGYLVAKQAGKASEASDAIFSFIHRNRGSFATIGDVRRLFVLNDIVTEEKFDQLAGSMAIAAQEQYMVEQQKRFSDLRALTGVPTFIVNDIYRIELTSIKSYDELKALVDYLLEK
- a CDS encoding thiol:disulfide interchange protein DsbA/DsbL — protein: MKAFFKAALLALALPVVAIANQFEEGVHYEVISDRATKKPEVTEFFSFYCPACNNMENVIYDIKPLLKDGVAFKKAHVNFMGGRSKENQEMLSQALATAEALPQKDQVIAGIFNHIHGERKSFNEVADVKDVFVAKGVEAAIFDKYYKSFGVRTKAKKMSKEQEFFKSKGALGSVPTFIVNGKYKVNFGRKSGISSAEDMANLINYLAQK
- a CDS encoding EAL domain-containing protein is translated as MELKEQTVYIFDSSEEQRATTQKCIEYLWAGRIFTTGNLASLQSEVVQGTSDDTLVIAVSAFTDVDMSSWLLGTGFKGRLVLLLNDEDAVPLFLPCELVAQINKPVKLSDFNQVFSQRSVTEKIIDKDKLASLLSRRDCINLDFQPEFRSQNEKLSGFECLVRFQENGIQLSTREVMNAIENHQMIATFSEVFFKRIAEVLPAFSSVRLSINLSLIDLEQYDLLKVMSQHLDIAGINPEQIVFEFPLDAFYSSNAKVIELLTGLKELGFSLAIDGDDDVLSNIEKLPLVIDEVKVPVAQLQHLDKQQMDKVSQAYHYHSINYIFARIENYQQQKLVQNNFSCSFMQGYYLAPPIPVNQVFEMLKNNRI